In the genome of Desulfotignum phosphitoxidans DSM 13687, one region contains:
- a CDS encoding uroporphyrinogen decarboxylase family protein, protein MTPRQRLLCALRAEAVDRVPVIIPGGMMAGSLYALLQQKSVSYPDLHTRATVMAGYARLLQETCELDNYGVPFCMTIEAEDFGARIDLGDPLKEPRVAHYPAATLDAVLAREPVPCRRHEITLEAIYRLAGSTVPVIGNVIGPISLLTSLADPAIVYRALATDGMKIAATLDHLTRHIAFFAEEQIKAGAEVIVLADPGASGEIIGGEYFKTLAAPAINQIIRAVRGRGIPAVLHICGNIMALAGALAPIPWDALSVDSVVSLKKLKPFFPGRALMGNVSTHLLAVSGHDRITRAAIHAAEVSAILAPACGLSTTTLPENIRSMVRAAQGAARKLTIRPAADG, encoded by the coding sequence ATGACTCCCCGGCAAAGACTTCTTTGTGCTCTCCGGGCCGAAGCGGTTGACAGGGTGCCGGTCATCATCCCGGGCGGGATGATGGCCGGCAGCCTTTATGCACTCTTACAGCAGAAAAGCGTTTCTTATCCGGATCTTCATACCCGGGCCACGGTCATGGCCGGGTATGCGCGGCTGCTTCAGGAGACCTGTGAACTCGACAATTACGGGGTCCCCTTCTGCATGACCATTGAGGCTGAGGATTTTGGAGCACGGATTGATCTGGGTGATCCCCTCAAAGAGCCCCGGGTTGCACATTATCCTGCAGCCACGCTGGATGCGGTGCTGGCAAGAGAACCAGTTCCCTGTAGGCGCCACGAAATCACCCTGGAAGCGATCTACCGTCTGGCCGGCAGCACTGTGCCGGTGATCGGAAATGTCATCGGCCCGATCTCGCTGCTCACTTCCTTGGCAGACCCTGCTATCGTCTATCGGGCGCTTGCAACAGATGGTATGAAAATTGCCGCCACTCTGGACCATCTTACCCGGCACATCGCGTTCTTTGCGGAAGAACAGATCAAGGCCGGGGCCGAGGTCATTGTTCTTGCCGACCCGGGCGCATCAGGTGAAATCATCGGAGGCGAATATTTTAAAACCCTGGCGGCGCCAGCCATAAACCAGATCATCCGCGCGGTCAGGGGACGGGGCATACCGGCCGTACTGCATATCTGCGGAAATATTATGGCCCTGGCCGGGGCCCTGGCACCCATTCCATGGGATGCCCTTTCCGTGGATTCTGTGGTCAGCCTGAAAAAACTCAAGCCCTTTTTTCCTGGAAGGGCCTTGATGGGGAATGTTTCAACGCATCTTCTGGCAGTTTCAGGTCATGACAGGATCACCCGGGCAGCCATTCATGCCGCAGAGGTCTCTGCCATCCTGGCCCCGGCCTGCGGTCTTTCCACCACCACGCTTCCGGAGAACATCCGCAGCATGGTCCGCGCTGCACAGGGTGCGGCGCGGAAACTGACGATAAGGCCGGCAGCAGATGGTTGA
- a CDS encoding ASKHA domain-containing protein has translation MVENIKVAIEPGGKHIFVEPGTFLLDALLKSGSPMQTACGGRGTCGKCRVRVRGDTGFPDEKERHHLTAADLSKGFRLSCCRLLYSDVKVELPDGEGCLPDGCRDKAGFVVRPFFSKLAVAIDIGTTTIKMEIINLPERESLASHSALNPQRVFGHDVMSRIHAARHPESSGQMTGALRNTVTQMILQSLAKIDAQPRDVVRIVISANTVMLHFFFGMDVRGLGKYPYTPESLGATIGWAVQYGLDDFGKTPVLGFPAISAYLGGDLVSGLLSTGVHWSTRNTILIDIGTNSEIILATPNGLLATSCAAGPALEGMNIEYGMTASSGAISGFEILDEIRLNVMGGVSEPSGLCGSGIVELTAELLRTRVVDRTGKMEMPVNSLLPSDILERLRIHRETLAFFLTESVCFTQKDVRQVQLAKAAILAGQKILREKAGLSLDEIESVVIAGEFGRHLNPEHLIRLGMMEPLSHAVFSFVGNSSLKGAEIIAFNPEQMEEARKIASRVEAFPLAMLDRYEQLFIESLEFPDMGTQ, from the coding sequence ATGGTTGAAAACATCAAGGTGGCCATTGAGCCCGGGGGAAAACATATTTTTGTGGAGCCGGGAACATTCCTTCTGGATGCTCTTCTCAAGTCCGGCAGCCCGATGCAGACAGCCTGTGGGGGCAGGGGCACATGCGGCAAATGCCGAGTCCGTGTCCGGGGGGACACGGGTTTTCCCGATGAAAAGGAACGGCATCATCTCACCGCGGCAGACCTGTCGAAAGGCTTCCGGCTTTCCTGCTGCCGGTTGCTATATAGTGATGTGAAGGTCGAATTACCCGACGGTGAAGGCTGTTTGCCTGATGGCTGCCGGGATAAAGCCGGGTTTGTAGTACGACCATTTTTTTCAAAACTGGCCGTGGCGATCGATATTGGCACCACTACCATAAAAATGGAAATCATTAATCTTCCAGAGAGAGAATCCCTTGCCAGTCATTCAGCGCTCAACCCGCAGCGAGTCTTTGGCCACGATGTCATGAGCCGAATCCATGCAGCCCGTCATCCGGAATCCTCCGGCCAGATGACAGGGGCCCTCAGAAACACGGTGACACAGATGATTCTGCAATCTCTTGCGAAAATCGATGCACAACCCAGAGATGTCGTCCGCATCGTAATTTCCGCAAATACCGTCATGCTGCACTTTTTTTTTGGCATGGATGTTCGGGGTCTGGGCAAATACCCCTATACTCCCGAGTCCCTGGGTGCGACCATCGGCTGGGCCGTGCAGTACGGCTTGGATGATTTTGGGAAAACCCCGGTCCTCGGGTTCCCGGCCATTTCCGCCTATCTTGGCGGAGATCTGGTGTCCGGACTTCTGTCAACCGGTGTTCACTGGAGCACCCGGAATACCATTTTGATAGACATCGGAACCAATAGTGAAATAATCCTTGCCACCCCCAATGGACTTTTGGCAACCTCGTGCGCTGCTGGGCCTGCGTTGGAAGGTATGAACATTGAATATGGGATGACGGCATCCTCCGGAGCCATTTCCGGATTCGAAATTCTCGATGAAATCAGACTGAACGTCATGGGAGGGGTATCAGAACCATCCGGGTTGTGCGGTTCCGGTATTGTTGAGCTGACAGCCGAACTTTTGCGGACAAGGGTGGTTGACAGGACCGGAAAAATGGAAATGCCGGTCAATAGCTTGCTGCCATCTGACATTCTGGAAAGGTTGCGCATTCACCGGGAGACTTTGGCCTTTTTTCTTACCGAATCAGTCTGTTTTACCCAGAAAGATGTACGACAGGTTCAGCTCGCCAAAGCCGCCATCCTGGCCGGCCAGAAAATATTAAGGGAAAAGGCGGGCCTGTCTCTGGATGAAATTGAATCCGTGGTTATCGCAGGAGAGTTCGGCCGGCATCTTAATCCTGAGCACCTGATCCGGCTGGGAATGATGGAGCCGCTTTCCCATGCTGTTTTTTCATTTGTGGGCAACAGCAGTCTAAAGGGTGCTGAAATCATTGCGTTCAATCCCGAACAGATGGAGGAAGCCCGGAAAATTGCAAGTCGGGTAGAAGCCTTTCCTCTGGCAATGCTTGACCGGTATGAACAGCTTTTCATTGAGTCGCTGGAATTTCCGGACATGGGCACACAATAA
- a CDS encoding corrinoid protein, whose amino-acid sequence MTKDKILQGLTDAVVAMDETGASTLAREVLNQGIDVREAIFDGLSRGMEIVGRKYERGEYFIPQMLVCSDAMNVAIEILKPHLKVADGCIAGRVVIGVVEGDTHDIGKNLVRIMLESGGFIVHDLGRDVRVQKFIDEAESVRADMICLSTLMTTAMNSMEEVIQALMNQGIRKKYKVLVGGGPVSQSFADSIQADGYASNAVHAVKKARELLTQKDHNS is encoded by the coding sequence ATGACAAAAGATAAGATTCTTCAAGGGCTGACAGATGCTGTGGTGGCAATGGATGAAACCGGTGCTTCAACCCTGGCTCGAGAGGTCCTGAATCAGGGCATTGATGTCCGGGAAGCCATCTTTGACGGACTTTCAAGGGGGATGGAGATTGTCGGCCGGAAATATGAACGCGGCGAATATTTCATCCCGCAGATGTTGGTCTGTTCAGATGCGATGAATGTGGCTATCGAAATATTAAAACCCCATCTCAAGGTGGCGGACGGCTGCATTGCTGGCCGGGTCGTTATTGGTGTTGTGGAAGGAGACACCCACGATATCGGCAAAAATCTTGTCAGGATTATGCTCGAATCTGGCGGGTTTATCGTCCATGATCTCGGTCGGGATGTCCGGGTGCAGAAGTTCATTGACGAAGCAGAAAGTGTCCGGGCAGATATGATCTGCCTTTCAACTCTTATGACAACTGCCATGAACAGCATGGAAGAAGTGATCCAGGCTTTGATGAACCAGGGAATCAGAAAAAAATATAAGGTCCTGGTGGGAGGGGGTCCTGTTTCCCAGTCCTTTGCCGACAGCATTCAGGCGGATGGATATGCCTCCAATGCAGTCCATGCAGTCAAAAAGGCCAGGGAGTTATTGACTCAGAAAGACCATAACAGCTAA
- a CDS encoding DNA polymerase beta superfamily protein: MNYSGISAYYRPIPFDFRFICLRKKEWYLSIDLDQKPEVIELPILDELDINGWDLRKALRLFQKSNPPLLEWLSSPVVYKIEHHSSLDPDKETLQSRLATENWDAPIVVTTIVQFFESLFAAKS, from the coding sequence ATGAATTATTCCGGTATATCGGCGTATTACCGTCCCATACCCTTTGATTTTCGGTTTATTTGTCTCAGGAAAAAGGAATGGTATCTGTCCATTGACCTTGATCAAAAACCAGAGGTTATTGAACTGCCTATTCTGGATGAACTGGATATCAATGGTTGGGACCTTAGAAAAGCCCTGAGACTCTTCCAGAAATCCAACCCGCCCCTGCTGGAATGGCTCTCATCTCCCGTTGTCTACAAAATTGAACATCACAGCTCGCTTGATCCTGACAAGGAAACACTTCAAAGCCGCCTGGCCACTGAAAACTGGGATGCCCCTATTGTTGTCACCACCATTGTACAGTTTTTTGAATCTCTCTTTGCTGCAAAATCTTAA
- a CDS encoding B12-binding domain-containing radical SAM protein produces MKVTLINPPWQFYSPSKLYPLGVSYLASHLIHCGFDSIDILDLNFEISDTQDVLKKSVEIVESRNANILGITCWTVHLLFCIEFVRVYKRKHPDVKIIMGGVHASSQPEEIMKLCPVDIVVRGEGEETIVSLLRAIEKNNDLNEVHGISYRKDKEIRHTPDRPLIKNLDEIPYPAYHLLEPIEKYQPLNRKYVFSLIASRGCPYKCIFCSANRLWKYQRRRNPKNILGEIKWLKDNYDVGFLRFEDDGLTNKRDWALEFFVSLKELSIHFDCLTRIDKVDSELLLAMRDAGCIGVYHGIESASPRLLKLLRKGFPKWVNIEYIKKTIAEEVSLGLVPTVSAMIGIPTETKKEIQLTFDLVCELKRLGAKTQLWLMTPYPDTEAVSLYKEELIMIDRWKELKQFDVFSTVPREAYSHLIKKYSYLVPDNWIFRNDINDFREMKMLYLSGASRILGELEFV; encoded by the coding sequence ATGAAGGTAACACTCATCAATCCTCCATGGCAGTTTTATTCACCGAGCAAATTATACCCTTTGGGAGTATCATATCTAGCCTCTCATTTAATACATTGCGGTTTTGACAGCATCGATATTCTTGATCTGAATTTTGAAATATCTGATACCCAAGACGTCCTTAAAAAATCAGTAGAAATAGTGGAAAGTAGAAATGCAAATATACTGGGAATTACGTGTTGGACGGTCCATCTTCTTTTTTGCATAGAATTTGTAAGAGTATATAAAAGGAAACATCCAGATGTAAAGATCATCATGGGAGGCGTTCATGCTTCATCTCAACCCGAGGAGATAATGAAATTATGTCCTGTGGACATTGTCGTAAGGGGCGAAGGAGAAGAAACCATTGTTAGCTTACTGCGTGCAATAGAGAAAAATAATGATCTCAACGAAGTACATGGTATTTCTTATCGAAAGGATAAAGAAATTCGGCATACTCCAGATAGACCCTTAATTAAGAATTTAGATGAGATTCCTTATCCGGCCTATCATTTACTGGAACCAATAGAAAAATACCAGCCTCTTAATCGCAAATATGTTTTTTCCCTTATTGCCAGCAGAGGATGTCCTTACAAATGCATTTTTTGTTCAGCCAATCGCTTATGGAAATATCAAAGGAGAAGAAATCCTAAAAATATTTTAGGAGAGATTAAGTGGCTTAAAGATAACTATGATGTTGGATTCTTAAGGTTCGAAGATGACGGTCTGACCAATAAACGCGACTGGGCCCTTGAGTTCTTTGTATCATTAAAAGAATTATCGATTCACTTTGACTGCTTGACGCGAATTGATAAAGTTGATTCTGAGTTACTTTTAGCAATGCGAGATGCTGGATGTATTGGGGTTTATCACGGAATAGAGAGTGCCTCTCCCAGATTATTAAAGCTGTTACGGAAAGGTTTTCCAAAATGGGTAAACATAGAATATATTAAAAAGACAATCGCAGAAGAAGTAAGCTTGGGTTTAGTCCCTACAGTGTCTGCAATGATTGGTATTCCCACAGAAACAAAAAAAGAAATACAGCTAACCTTTGATTTGGTGTGTGAGCTCAAAAGACTTGGTGCCAAAACGCAACTTTGGCTAATGACACCCTATCCTGATACAGAAGCCGTCTCCCTTTACAAAGAAGAGTTAATCATGATTGACAGATGGAAAGAGCTTAAACAATTTGATGTATTCTCTACTGTTCCTCGTGAAGCATACTCGCATCTGATTAAGAAATATTCATATCTTGTCCCCGACAATTGGATTTTTAGAAATGATATCAATGATTTTCGAGAAATGAAAATGCTTTATTTAAGTGGCGCAAGCCGAATCTTGGGAGAATTAGAGTTTGTTTAA